Genomic DNA from Acipenser ruthenus chromosome 41, fAciRut3.2 maternal haplotype, whole genome shotgun sequence:
gtttttaaaaatgttttgggtAATTGGAAAAAAAGATGTTATTATGGTGACACTATTAAGAGtctcattactgtgtatttacatagtagttacttagtgaatacatgtgtacttacacataaatacaatgttattattcagAGTTACAATACATGCACgtatacaattgtatcagaaaagagttatgGTGGTTgggtttaggtttagggttaggtttatatcatgcaaaaagatttacattataagtacattgtaactaagtAATTAGAGAAATAATTTAAAGTGTTACCGatattatatattaattacaTACCTGAACATTTGCATAAACATCATTAGTGAAACCATCTGGGGTTCCAGACTTTGTTTCCAGCTGTATGTTGggaaatgtaatacaaaaaaaaaataagtaaaaatgcAGTTACAGACATTTTTTGTGATTAGAAAATGAGATGAATATATAATTACATACCTGAGCATTTTGATAAATATCATTAGCGATATCACCCTGGGTATATGTGGGAAATGtcagaaaagaaaatgtaagaaaTGCAGATATGCACTGTAGATGTCATTGCAAGCTAGCCTATTAAAGTTTTGGACCATAACAGGCTTACAGCAAACACAGAACACAAGACGTTAAGGTTATATTATTAGCATACCTGAGTATTTCCATAATTATTTCTGATTTTCGGGGCTTGTTTTTTCCTCCTGTATGCAAGGAaaaatataaagttaaaaaaatgtcaAGAATAGATTAGAATTGTATGATCAAGCGCGTattagaaatcaaccaatcacgaTTGAGGATTTGTAATTCCAGTATTTCCTGGGTATAGATGGAACATACGGCACAATTCTAAAAAAACAGCATCTTATTTAGTTCCTCTGTCCAAGACTTGTGCTTTATTTATAAGGTAATACATCATATCTACaaatataattttgcagtttgGGCAGCCAGTAAGGGAGGCCTTATTAGGTGGTTTTCAAACTTGTGCTGATGTGGCATCTGCTAGCTTTATTAGtcacaaaaagtgttttttttctttctataaataaacacatacttacTCGCTTCTCTTTATTCTCAGTCGTCTCACTGCAGCCACAATAGCTATAATCAACACAGCAGCCACAACAGAGATTGTTATGTATATGAAGAGATCTGCAAACAAGATCAATTAAACAGGGGTGGTCTTAATCTCATTGATGTTCCTTTCTCCACCACAGTGATTTATTGAAGCCCATAGTAAAATCActcaatacaatataaatataatcCGTAAAACATTGGTATGATTCTGCGCTTCAACAGGGTTTTTATACTACTATTTTGTTGTTACAAACAACCGATTTGGTTTTCAAATATTTTGCATCATTTTGTTTGGACTGTATTCTATAGATTTCAAACCACAGGAACAACAGCTTTCTCTGACGTATCCAATGAGATGAAATGGCAAGAAGCCTAGAAGAGAACCATACCACTTATTGGACGTGTGAATGACAGTGAGGCTTTCCCCTGGGTGTTGGTGGCAGAGCAGAAGATGTTTGCTGTGAAGGCCACCCCTCCCTGCAGAACTCCTATTGTGACTGTGTTCTGCTCTCCTCTGCTGTTATTAACGGAAAACGATTTCAGACCGGTGTTAGACTCATTCAGGATGCTGTCAGAAACACGCCACTCAATCAAAGGTGGGGGGTTGGAATCCACGATGCACTGACAAGTCACCTGTCCTGTGATGTCAACGGTGCAGGCTGATTCCGACAGAATCGCTGGCTTGTCTGTAATACAAGAATTGGTACAACTGGTGAACTGGGTGTGTAAATTGTTCCATAAATTATGCTAaatgtttagttaaaaaaaaagaacacgctTGGTTTTGCAAGGTTTGTTTTGGTATTGTATTCTTATTAATtaagtttttaaatgtatgtctTCAAACTGTAAGGCTACCAGACTGCTCCAGTACTCACTGATTCAAAACCCCACACCTCCCTATAGACTATAGCATATCTGTGTTCACGCAGACTATAGCTATaaccaaaagctttgcatcacctagaattaaaaaaaaaaaacttacatgaacataatttagatcttttctttaacaccatgtaatcaaaaaaaaaagctacaaaataatattgcaaaagtctaccggaagacataacagtagtacagtagtatttcatgttagatttcgaaatgtcacatgtttCGATATTTGTcattaaatatatgaaaaatgacaaagcggtatgtaattcaatatgttagcgtaacattgttcagcaggttttgattgactttatgaagcaacattagttcattctatagggtgatgcacaacGTTTGTCCGTAGATGTACACTAGTCTCAATACAGCACTTACACTTCACATTGAGCCTCACTGTAGTAGAGTTGCTCAATCCCTCACTGTTCTGTGAAGAGTAGAAAAGGGCTCTGCTACCTCTGGTCACATTCTGCAGTCTGGTTTGCGGCAGTCTCAGTGTTTGATCATCAATTACATTGTACCAGTGATAGTGACTGGCAGGAGGGTAGCTATCACTGCCACACCGCAGGTCAATCGAGGCTCTTTCCTTTACTCCAGACTCTTTGTACTCAGTGTTGACTTTCATAGGGTGATCGACAGTAAAATCAAGTAGGTCAGACACATGCTAACACAGTATGTGTTAattggccaaatgttttgcatcaccctatagaatgaactaatgttgcttcataaagtccagtgaaaactgctgcataatgttaagatattgaattacataccgctttgtagtttttcatatacttagcAATAAAACTGACAGATTGAAAAACGTGATGGAATCTAACATAAAAATGTTGTACTTCCGGTAGACTTGAAGTATAGTAAgatatacgtttaaaaaaaaaaaactcacatttgACATTTAACAAGACAGAGATATTTGCTTGCTGTCCTCCCCAGTATTGGGCAGTGCATGTCAGGCGATTCATGTGGTCACTCGCTAATGGTATGAATTTGAGGACTGAAGACACTTCCCACATTGCATCCCCCGTTGCTTTGTGGTGAACTGTCGAAGTGGCATTGGTGCGGCTCCAGGTAATAGCAGGCGGGTTTGATGGGCAAGTGTGAGGAACCGAGCAAGTCACAGCTAAATCAACCCCAGCTTTGACATCTGACAAGCGATTTATTGAGGGTACATCTGGAGAATCTAAACCAGGAaacagatttgtttaaatgatatgTGAAACTACACAATTCTAAAATAAAGGTAGAAatattttccatttttaaattcACTTAGCAGATATGCATGGAATGATCCCCCAGTTTAATTTGTATGAGTAAATAACTGATGGCTGTCGCATTACACCAACATTATATGAAAGTCAGTTACCAAAATGCTTTGACTCTGTGCTACTGTATTATTGACAGTGCAGTTGAATTGGTATTGATGGTCTTATCTTGTGTATATTTATAATGTTCCACATCACAAGACCTCCACATAATTAGTTATGCTTATAGCCACTTTGTTGTTCCTCAATTTTAGCACTAAATTCaataacaaccaaaaaaaaagaaatgcacgaTTAAAAATAAAGATGGTAAAGCAAGCCACATTTTTCACAACAACTTTAATTTAGGGAAGGATTTTTAAATGACTAAGCTCTCACCTTTAACGTGGATCAATACTGTATGATTTATATATGATGCCCGATCAATCCCTGGTACTTcgaatctaaaacaaaatggaccAGTGTCGTCGACTTTCACTGCA
This window encodes:
- the LOC117433646 gene encoding myelin-associated glycoprotein-like isoform X1, translating into MLWFQKLLLQCAFLEGLDGMVNILTVICFSFVYNTRNWAKIPTHVSALKGSCVVIPCLFNFSRFDEYAKDVLGMWQYENFGKYINHPNPLEVVSNFKRRTDLIGDLQKHNCTLKIDAVKVDDTGPFCFRFEVPGIDRASYINHTVLIHVKDSPDVPSINRLSDVKAGVDLAVTCSVPHTCPSNPPAITWSRTNATSTVHHKATGDAMWEVSSVLKFIPLASDHMNRLTCTAQYWGGQQANISVLLNVKYKPAILSESACTVDITGQVTCQCIVDSNPPPLIEWRVSDSILNESNTGLKSFSVNNSRGEQNTVTIGVLQGGVAFTANIFCSATNTQGKASLSFTRPISDLFIYITISVVAAVLIIAIVAAVRRLRIKRSERKKQAPKIRNNYGNTQGDIANDIYQNAQLETKSGTPDGFTNDVYANVQAFKVVEDIYENVDANIGPYKDYRTNRHK
- the LOC117433646 gene encoding myelin-associated glycoprotein-like isoform X2, encoding MLWFQKLLLQCAFLEVICFSFVYNTRNWAKIPTHVSALKGSCVVIPCLFNFSRFDEYAKDVLGMWQYENFGKYINHPNPLEVVSNFKRRTDLIGDLQKHNCTLKIDAVKVDDTGPFCFRFEVPGIDRASYINHTVLIHVKDSPDVPSINRLSDVKAGVDLAVTCSVPHTCPSNPPAITWSRTNATSTVHHKATGDAMWEVSSVLKFIPLASDHMNRLTCTAQYWGGQQANISVLLNVKYKPAILSESACTVDITGQVTCQCIVDSNPPPLIEWRVSDSILNESNTGLKSFSVNNSRGEQNTVTIGVLQGGVAFTANIFCSATNTQGKASLSFTRPISDLFIYITISVVAAVLIIAIVAAVRRLRIKRSERKKQAPKIRNNYGNTQGDIANDIYQNAQLETKSGTPDGFTNDVYANVQAFKVVEDIYENVDANIGPYKDYRTNRHK